In the genome of Montipora capricornis isolate CH-2021 unplaced genomic scaffold, ASM3666992v2 scaffold_146, whole genome shotgun sequence, one region contains:
- the LOC138034647 gene encoding tetratricopeptide repeat protein 28-like isoform X1, which produces MDILEQHMQELSVATKEGNRRRRGLACFNLGKYYYDVANFNQAIRSYTEALAMFKEIGFRAGEGRAYCNLGNAYHSLRNFKQAIEYHDQDLSIAKEIGDLAGEGRAYGNLGNAYYRLGNFKQAIEYHNQHLSIAKEVGDIAGEGKAYCNLGNTYDSLGNFKQAIEYHNQHLSIAKEVGEIAGEGKAYCNLGNAYDSLGNFKQAIEYHNQHLSIAKEVGDLAGEGRAYGNLGNAYYSLGNFKQAIEYHNQDLSIAKEVGDLAGEGTAYGNLGNAYHSLGNFKQAIEYHNQDLSIAKQVGDIAGEGKAYCNLGNAYYRLGNFKQAIEYHNQDLSIAKEVGDLAGEGRAYGNLGNAYHSLGNFKQAIEYHNQHLSIAKEVGDIAGEGKAYCNLGNAYYRLGNFKQAIEYHNQDLNIAKEVGDLAGEGTAYGNLGNSYHSLGNFKQAIEYHNQDLSIAKEVGDIAGEGKAYCNLGNAYVSLGNFKQAIEYHNQHLSIAKEVGDLAGEGRAYGNLGNAYYSLGNFKQAIEYHNQHLSIAKEVGDLAGEGRAYGNLGNAYYSLGNFKQAIEYHNQRLSIAKEVGDPIGQAMAYHQLGHGHEVLDSLSKALNCYRQSINYYDETRRLLQSEDAWKISFRDTKQFAYNALWTALLKSGEVDEALYAAEQGRAQALGDILKMQYGVDEKPFSVLTMKLSFGMNDLPSQTVFTALDGNTISFWLLREDIGINFRRKEIENGSAKSLMESTFKEIGVGTVVQCENRSLDRQRNDFSCSREAVEETVHSLSFSVNCLQPLYNVLVSPIADLLQEDELVFVPDGPFCLAPFSALSDSVRIRAIPSLTALKVIASAPDDFQSKNEALLVGDPCLKEVTWGKGEPMYKQLPCAKKEVDMIGNLLQTMPLTGQSATKAEVLKRMKSAALIHIAAHGDDQFGEIALAPNPERTSRILEEEDYMLTLSDVHALHLQARLVVLSCCHSGQGEVKSEGIVGIARAFLCAGARSVLVSLWAIDDKATLMFMKSFYEHLADRKSASRALHHAMKSLRETYSALKYWAPFVLIGDDVTFEFGQHKHEKNGKCYLNITLMTELLYFVNIFNQQVVERSWYVLQIQMVLKSVASVVICTRTAFANT; this is translated from the coding sequence ATGGACATTTTGGAGCAGCATATGCAGGAGCTTAGTGTTGCAACAAAGGAGGGAAACAGACGACGGAGGGGTTTGGCTTGTTTCAATCTGGGTAAATACTATTATGACGTAGCCAACTTTAATCAAGCCATTAGAAGttacacagaagcattagcCATGTTTAAAGAAATAGGTttcagggccggagaaggaagagcctattgcaatctcggcaatgcttatcacagtctgcggaatttcaagcaagccatagagtaccacgatcaagatcttagtattgcaaaagaaattgGGGACTtagctggagaaggaagagcgtatggcaatctcggcaatgcttattaccgtctggggaatttcaagcaagccatagagtaccacaatcaacatcttagtattgcaaaagaagttggggacatagctggagaaggaaaagcctattgcaatctcggcaatacTTATGATAGTCtggggaatttcaagcaagccatagagtaccacaatcaacatcttagtattgcaaaagaagttggggagatagctggagaaggaaaagcctattgcaatctcggcaatgcttatgacagtctggggaatttcaagcaagccatagagtaccacaatcaacatcttagtattgcaaaagaagttggggacttagctggagaaggaagagcgtatggcaatctcggcaacgcttattacagtctggggaatttcaagcaagccatagagtaccacaatcaagatcttagtattgcaaaagaagttggggactTAGCTGGAGAAGGAACAGcgtatggcaatctcggcaacgcttatcacagtctggggaatttcaagcaagccatagagtaccacaatcaagatcttagtattgcaaaacaagttggggacatagctggagaaggaaaagcctattgcaatctcggcaatgcttattaccgtctggggaatttcaagcaagccatagagtaccacaatcaagatcttagtattgcaaaagaagttggggacttagctggagaaggaagagcgtatggcaatctcggcaacgcttatcacagtctggggaatttcaagcaagccatagagtaccacaatcaacatcttagtattgcaaaagaagttggggacatagctggagaaggaaaagcctattgcaatctcggcaatgcttattaccgtctggggaatttcaagcaagccatagagtaccacaatcaagatcttaatattgcaaaagaagttggggactTAGCTGGAGAAGGAACAGcgtatggcaatctcggcaactcttatcacagtctggggaatttcaagcaagccatagagtaccacaatcaagatcttagtattgcaaaagaagttggggacatagctggagaaggaaaagcctattgcaatctcggcaatgcttatgttagtctggggaatttcaagcaagccatagagtaccacaatcaacatcttagtattgcaaaagaagttggggacttagctggagaaggaagagcgtatggcaatctcggcaacgcttattacagtctggggaatttcaagcaagccatagagtaccacaatcaacatcttagtattgcaaaagaagttggggacttagctggagaaggaagagcgtatggcaatctcggcaacgcttattacagtctggggaatttcaagcaagccatagagtaccacaatcaacgtcttagtattgcgaaagaagttGGAGACCCCATAGGGCAGGCAATGGCGTATCATCAGCTCGGTCATGGTCATGAAGTTTTAGACTCCTTGAGCAAAGCTCTTAATTGTTATCGTCAGAGCATAAACTATTATGATGAAACAAGGCGTCTTCTTCAGTCAgaagatgcatggaaaataagctttcgtgacaCAAAGCAGTTTGCGTACAATGCTCTGTGGACAGCTCTCTTGAAGAGTGGTGAGGTAGATGaggctttgtatgctgctgagcaaggacgagcCCAGGCTTTGGGAGACATTTTAAAGATGCAATATGGTGTTGATGAGAAACCTTTTTCGGTACTTACGATGAAGTTAAGTTTTGGAATGAACGATTtaccttcacaaactgttttcacagcacttgatgggaacacgatcagcttctggttgctAAGAGAAGATATCGGGATTAATTTTAGACGAAAAGAAATCGAAAATGGAAGTGCCAAATCACTGATGGAAAGTACTTTTAAAGAGATCGGTGTGGGAACTGTTGTACAATGTGAGAATCGTTCCCTTGACAGACAACGCAACGACTTCTCGTGCAGTAGGGAAGCTGTTGAGGAAACCGTTCACTCCTTGAGCTTCTCTGTGAACTGCTTACAGCCCTTGTATAATGTCTTAGTCAGCCCTATCGCAGACTTGCTCCAGGAAGATGAGTTagtctttgttcctgatggaccattttgcttggctcctttttctgcattgagtgactctgtcaggatccgtgcAATTCCCTCGCTGACCGCTTTAAAAGTGATCGCAAGTGCACCTGACGACTTCCAAAGTAAGAATGAAGCACTGCTTGTTGGCGATCCATGCCTTAAGGAAGTCACTTGGGGCAAGGGGGAACCCATGTATAAACAGCTGCCATGCGCGAAAAAAGAGGTGGATATGATTGGAAATCTTCTTCAGACCATGCCTCTTACAGGTCAAAGTGCAACCAAAGCTGAGGtgttgaaaagaatgaagtcagctgctttaatccacattgctgcacatggaGATGACCaatttggagaaattgctttggccccaaatcccgaACGCACATCACGGATCCTTgaagaggaagattacatgttaacGTTGAGTGATGTTCACGCTCTTCATCTTCAGGCGAGACTTGTTGTGCTGAGTTGTTGTCATAGTGGCCAGGGAGAGGTGAAATCTGAGGGTattgtgggaatagccagggctttcctgtgtgctggtgcccgatctgttctggtgtcactctgggcaattgacGACAAGGCGACCTTGATGTTCATGAAAAGTTTCTACGAACACTTagcagatagaaaaagtgcaagtagagctcttcaccatgctatgaaatctcttcgggagACTTATTCTGCCTTAAAGTACTGGGCGCCTTTTgtgctaattggcgatgatgtcacctttGAATTTGGGCAACACAAAcacgaaaagaatggtaagtgctaTTTGAATATAACTTTAATGACTGAATTGCTGtactttgtaaatatttttaatcagcAAGTTGTCGAAAGGAGCTGGTACGTTCTTCAAATACAAATGGTTTTAAAATCGGTTGCCAGTGTAGTTATTTGTACTCGAACTGCTTTCGCTAATACCTGA
- the LOC138034647 gene encoding tetratricopeptide repeat protein 28-like isoform X2: protein MDILEQHMQELSVATKEGNRRRRGLACFNLGKYYYDVANFNQAIRSYTEALAMFKEIGFRAGEGRAYCNLGNAYHSLRNFKQAIEYHDQDLSIAKEIGDLAGEGRAYGNLGNAYYRLGNFKQAIEYHNQHLSIAKEVGDIAGEGKAYCNLGNTYDSLGNFKQAIEYHNQHLSIAKEVGEIAGEGKAYCNLGNAYDSLGNFKQAIEYHNQHLSIAKEVGDLAGEGRAYGNLGNAYYSLGNFKQAIEYHNQDLSIAKEVGDLAGEGTAYGNLGNAYHSLGNFKQAIEYHNQDLSIAKQVGDIAGEGKAYCNLGNAYYRLGNFKQAIEYHNQDLSIAKEVGDLAGEGRAYGNLGNAYHSLGNFKQAIEYHNQHLSIAKEVGDIAGEGKAYCNLGNAYYRLGNFKQAIEYHNQDLNIAKEVGDLAGEGTAYGNLGNSYHSLGNFKQAIEYHNQDLSIAKEVGDIAGEGKAYCNLGNAYVSLGNFKQAIEYHNQHLSIAKEVGDLAGEGRAYGNLGNAYYSLGNFKQAIEYHNQHLSIAKEVGDLAGEGRAYGNLGNAYYSLGNFKQAIEYHNQRLSIAKEVGDPIGQAMAYHQLGHGHEVLDSLSKALNCYRQSINYYDETRRLLQSEDAWKISFRDTKQFAYNALWTALLKSGEVDEALYAAEQGRAQALGDILKMQYGVDEKPFSVLTMKLSFGMNDLPSQTVFTALDGNTISFWLLREDIGINFRRKEIENGSAKSLMESTFKEIGVGTVVQCENRSLDRQRNDFSCSREAVEETVHSLSFSVNCLQPLYNVLVSPIADLLQEDELVFVPDGPFCLAPFSALSDSVRIRAIPSLTALKVIASAPDDFQSKNEALLVGDPCLKEVTWGKGEPMYKQLPCAKKEVDMIGNLLQTMPLTGQSATKAEVLKRMKSAALIHIAAHGDDQFGEIALAPNPERTSRILEEEDYMLTLSDVHALHLQARLVVLSCCHSGQGEVKSEGIVGIARAFLCAGARSVLVSLWAIDDKATLMFMKSFYEHLADRKSASRALHHAMKSLRETYSALKYWAPFVLIGDDVTFEFGQHKHEKNET, encoded by the exons ATGGACATTTTGGAGCAGCATATGCAGGAGCTTAGTGTTGCAACAAAGGAGGGAAACAGACGACGGAGGGGTTTGGCTTGTTTCAATCTGGGTAAATACTATTATGACGTAGCCAACTTTAATCAAGCCATTAGAAGttacacagaagcattagcCATGTTTAAAGAAATAGGTttcagggccggagaaggaagagcctattgcaatctcggcaatgcttatcacagtctgcggaatttcaagcaagccatagagtaccacgatcaagatcttagtattgcaaaagaaattgGGGACTtagctggagaaggaagagcgtatggcaatctcggcaatgcttattaccgtctggggaatttcaagcaagccatagagtaccacaatcaacatcttagtattgcaaaagaagttggggacatagctggagaaggaaaagcctattgcaatctcggcaatacTTATGATAGTCtggggaatttcaagcaagccatagagtaccacaatcaacatcttagtattgcaaaagaagttggggagatagctggagaaggaaaagcctattgcaatctcggcaatgcttatgacagtctggggaatttcaagcaagccatagagtaccacaatcaacatcttagtattgcaaaagaagttggggacttagctggagaaggaagagcgtatggcaatctcggcaacgcttattacagtctggggaatttcaagcaagccatagagtaccacaatcaagatcttagtattgcaaaagaagttggggactTAGCTGGAGAAGGAACAGcgtatggcaatctcggcaacgcttatcacagtctggggaatttcaagcaagccatagagtaccacaatcaagatcttagtattgcaaaacaagttggggacatagctggagaaggaaaagcctattgcaatctcggcaatgcttattaccgtctggggaatttcaagcaagccatagagtaccacaatcaagatcttagtattgcaaaagaagttggggacttagctggagaaggaagagcgtatggcaatctcggcaacgcttatcacagtctggggaatttcaagcaagccatagagtaccacaatcaacatcttagtattgcaaaagaagttggggacatagctggagaaggaaaagcctattgcaatctcggcaatgcttattaccgtctggggaatttcaagcaagccatagagtaccacaatcaagatcttaatattgcaaaagaagttggggactTAGCTGGAGAAGGAACAGcgtatggcaatctcggcaactcttatcacagtctggggaatttcaagcaagccatagagtaccacaatcaagatcttagtattgcaaaagaagttggggacatagctggagaaggaaaagcctattgcaatctcggcaatgcttatgttagtctggggaatttcaagcaagccatagagtaccacaatcaacatcttagtattgcaaaagaagttggggacttagctggagaaggaagagcgtatggcaatctcggcaacgcttattacagtctggggaatttcaagcaagccatagagtaccacaatcaacatcttagtattgcaaaagaagttggggacttagctggagaaggaagagcgtatggcaatctcggcaacgcttattacagtctggggaatttcaagcaagccatagagtaccacaatcaacgtcttagtattgcgaaagaagttGGAGACCCCATAGGGCAGGCAATGGCGTATCATCAGCTCGGTCATGGTCATGAAGTTTTAGACTCCTTGAGCAAAGCTCTTAATTGTTATCGTCAGAGCATAAACTATTATGATGAAACAAGGCGTCTTCTTCAGTCAgaagatgcatggaaaataagctttcgtgacaCAAAGCAGTTTGCGTACAATGCTCTGTGGACAGCTCTCTTGAAGAGTGGTGAGGTAGATGaggctttgtatgctgctgagcaaggacgagcCCAGGCTTTGGGAGACATTTTAAAGATGCAATATGGTGTTGATGAGAAACCTTTTTCGGTACTTACGATGAAGTTAAGTTTTGGAATGAACGATTtaccttcacaaactgttttcacagcacttgatgggaacacgatcagcttctggttgctAAGAGAAGATATCGGGATTAATTTTAGACGAAAAGAAATCGAAAATGGAAGTGCCAAATCACTGATGGAAAGTACTTTTAAAGAGATCGGTGTGGGAACTGTTGTACAATGTGAGAATCGTTCCCTTGACAGACAACGCAACGACTTCTCGTGCAGTAGGGAAGCTGTTGAGGAAACCGTTCACTCCTTGAGCTTCTCTGTGAACTGCTTACAGCCCTTGTATAATGTCTTAGTCAGCCCTATCGCAGACTTGCTCCAGGAAGATGAGTTagtctttgttcctgatggaccattttgcttggctcctttttctgcattgagtgactctgtcaggatccgtgcAATTCCCTCGCTGACCGCTTTAAAAGTGATCGCAAGTGCACCTGACGACTTCCAAAGTAAGAATGAAGCACTGCTTGTTGGCGATCCATGCCTTAAGGAAGTCACTTGGGGCAAGGGGGAACCCATGTATAAACAGCTGCCATGCGCGAAAAAAGAGGTGGATATGATTGGAAATCTTCTTCAGACCATGCCTCTTACAGGTCAAAGTGCAACCAAAGCTGAGGtgttgaaaagaatgaagtcagctgctttaatccacattgctgcacatggaGATGACCaatttggagaaattgctttggccccaaatcccgaACGCACATCACGGATCCTTgaagaggaagattacatgttaacGTTGAGTGATGTTCACGCTCTTCATCTTCAGGCGAGACTTGTTGTGCTGAGTTGTTGTCATAGTGGCCAGGGAGAGGTGAAATCTGAGGGTattgtgggaatagccagggctttcctgtgtgctggtgcccgatctgttctggtgtcactctgggcaattgacGACAAGGCGACCTTGATGTTCATGAAAAGTTTCTACGAACACTTagcagatagaaaaagtgcaagtagagctcttcaccatgctatgaaatctcttcgggagACTTATTCTGCCTTAAAGTACTGGGCGCCTTTTgtgctaattggcgatgatgtcacctttGAATTTGGGCAACACAAAcacgaaaagaatg aaacgtga